A single genomic interval of Caretta caretta isolate rCarCar2 chromosome 23, rCarCar1.hap1, whole genome shotgun sequence harbors:
- the PLEKHA4 gene encoding pleckstrin homology domain-containing family A member 4 isoform X6: protein MAQPGRADSGSRPAAGTRCGASRPGLGVAVPSGARTRKGDTSVPENPAARRRLGRPGAMADGERPRSSLSQASSVLTISSVSLGAAKPSRSLRRVHTFGKRENSIKRDPNAPVVIRGWLCKQDSSGLKLWKRRWFVLADFCLFYYRDSREEAVLGSIPLPSYEIRPLPGEGKNRRFTFKAEHRGMRTYLFSADTQEDMNGWIRAMSQSAAAESDPSTTSRPPQLLNRPAPPQARLFEDVRPLTPDLGPAKSVESLEIARLSVPHSSTESLAATGQGVQGEGGPLPSGPAPPPSPVNGEGLGGEPWGLSSLSTRILRGQEPSAAKRPHPGPPRPSPPPCPPESEQPPLEPPSPWEPSPDAQSHVRSSRSYSLPPTPGELREVRGAQGRAWASTGGVRAPELAASCEELPLLVQAGSSLSRPHTPVGRVDIAPGGATWGSRAIPGHPQTPCDRYDVRPSEESCARPPGRYPRSPHPSHCLARPGTPAEESPPQTATLGPALGRQPRSRFTDWVYPSLGAAPPRARLHGRLISPHSASSGYLHLPPLPPLASRPPGKRTSLGAPPRTVAPLSRDRTLLALPRAESDTDILLTKLCGQDKLLRGLDEEMGQLRAEKERLEKALELARHQLDECQGQELAEEKIRYQQRRLQDELVQVRARLCDLALDSERAWGDFAALENELHRLRETLARIRQLGHPQEQGAAQQELWMIDDIIAGLGASPAPYPALDPRTSPGFSLAASPILEHGGGSARSHVPFPGPDAGGQHHEPPLRGVPAGGREEGPATRGDALGSRPTQSPSGRGAGSPELDGGSPLQETDVAAPGLSSPPATPHLPRSPSPGPHEPRQQRTEELPAKAITMDPPGPHRARMSVQEQLERMRRHKEGQRQLEGGRPNPWGSRQGSLRARASRVAPSSDSPPRPRARADPDPHGATAQGGPYRGALGPVSPTPQERPPQGHHPGVHARHRGLRVQQTHHREDPA from the exons GCGAAGGTTGGGCCGGCCGGGAGCCATGGCCGACGGGGAACGTCCCAGGAGCAGCCTGAGCCAGGCCAGCAGCGTCCTCACCATCTCCTCTGTCAGCCTGGGGGCCGCCAAG CCGTCACGCTCCCTGCGGAGGGTTCACACCTTCGGGAAGAGGGAAAATTCGATCAAGCGGGACCCCAATGCCCCCGTCGTCATTCGGGGCTGGCTGTGCAAACAG GACAGCTCCGGCCTGAAGCTCTGGAAGCGACGCTGGTTTGTGCTGGCCGATTTCTGCCTCTTCTACTATCGAG ACAGCAGGGAGGAGGCGGTTTTGGGGAGCATCCCGCTCCCCAGCTACGAGATCCGGCCGctgccaggggaggggaagaaccGGAGATTCACATTCAAG GCCGAGCACCGGGGGATGCGGACATACCTCTTCAGTGCTGACACCCAGGAGGACATGAACGGCTGGATCCGAGCCATGAGCCAGTCCGCTGCGGCCGAGAGTGACCCCAGCACCac CAGCCGCCCCCCGCAGCTGCTCAACCGGCCGGCGCCCCCCCAGGCCCGTCTCTTCGAGGACGTCCGGCCGCTCACGCCCGACCTGGGTCCCGCCAAGAGCGTCGAGTCCCTGGAAATCGCCCGGCTCTCCGTGCCCCACTCATCTACGGAAAGCCTGGCGGCGACAggccagggggtgcagggcgaGGGGGGGCCCCTGCCCAgcggccccgccccaccccccagcccagtcaACGGGGAAGGGCTCGGGGGGGAGCCGTGGGGCCTAAG ctctctctcgaCCCGCATTCTGCGGGGCCAGGAGCCTTCGGCAGCCAAACGCCCCCATCCCGgcccccccagaccctccccacccccctgcccccctgagtCCGAACAGCCCCCcctggagcccccctccccctgggagCCCTCCCCAGATGCCCAAAGCCACGTCCGCTCCTCCCGTTcctactcccttccccccacccctggcgaGCTCAGGGAGGTGcggggggctcaggggagggcatGGGCGTCCACCGGGGGGGTCCGAGCCCCTGAGCTGGCTGCGTCCTGTGaagagctccccctgctggtccaggCAGGGTCCAGCCTGTCCCGGCCCCACACCCCCGTGGGGAGGGTGGATATTGCCCCCGGGGGGGCCACGTGGGGCAGCAGAGCCATCCCTGGGCACCCCCAGACCCCCTGCGACCGCTACGACGTGCGGCCCTCCGAGGAGTCTTGTGCCCGGCCCCCCGGGCGCTACccccgcagcccccaccccagccactgcCTGGCACGGCCCGGGACCCCGGCGGAGGAGAGCCCCCCGCAGACGGCCACGCTGGGACCTGCCCTGGGGAGACAGCCCCGGAGCCGG TTCACAGACTGGGTTTACCCCTCCCTGGGGGCCGCCCCGCCCCGTGCCCGTCTCCACGGCCGACTG ATCTCCCCACATTCAGCCTCCTCCGGCTACCTCCACCTGCCCCCGCTGCCCCCACTTGCCAGCCGCCCCCCAGGGAAGAGGACCTCACTGGGAGCTCCG CCCCGGACCGTGGCCCCTCTATCCCGGGACAGGACCCTGCTGGCACTGCCCAGAGCTGAAAGTGACACTGAT ATTCTCCTGACTAAACTCTGCGGCCAGGACAAGCTGCTTCGGGGACTGGATGAAGAGATGGGGCAGCTGCGGGCAGAGAAG GAGAGGCTGGAGAAGGCCCTGGAGCTGGCCCGGCACCAGCTGGATGAATGCCAAGGCCAGGAGCTGGCGGAGGAGAAAATCCGGTACCAGCAAAGGCGGCTGCAGGACGAGCTGGTGCAAGTGAGAGCCCGGCTCTGCGACCTGGCCCTG GACAGCGAGAGGGCTTGGGGAGATTTCGCTGCCCTAGAGAACGAGCTGCACAGGCTGCGGGAAACGCTGGCTCGGATCCGACAGCTCGGGCACCCCCAG GAACAGGGGGCCGCCCAGCAGGAGCTGTGGATGATCGATGACATCATTGCGGGGTtgggagccagccctgccccctaccccGCCCTGGACCCCAGGACGAGCCCAG GCTTCTCTCTGGCTGCCTCCCCCATTCTGGAACATGGCGGGGGCTCAGCCCGGAGCCACGTGCCCTTCCCGGGGCCGGATGCGGGAGGCCAGCACCACGAGCCGCCACTCAGG GGGGTGCCAGCTGGTGGCAGGGAAGAGGGCCCAGCAACGAGGGGAGACGCCTTGGGCTCCCGGCCCACCCAGAGTCCCTCTGGAAGAGGGGCCGGGTCCCCCGAGCTGGATGGAGGGAGCCCCCTGCAGGAGACAGATGTCGCGGCACCAG GTCTCAGCTCGCCtccggccaccccccacctgccccggagccccagcccaggcccccACGAGCCCCGACAGCAGAGAACCGAGGAGCTGCCAGCCAAG gcgATCACCATGGACCCCCCTGGTCCCCACCGGGCCCGCATGAGCGTccaggagcagctggagcggaTGCGTCGGCACAAGGAAGGCCAGAggcagctggaggggggcaggccGAACCCCTGGGGCTCCCGGCAGGGCTCTCTCCGGGCCAGGGCCAGCCGGGTGG ctccctcttCCGACTCACCCCCCCGACCTCGGGCCAGAGCTGACCCAGACCCACACGGAGCCACCGCTCAGGGGGGGCCATACCGGGGGGCCCTGGGGccagtctcccccacccctcaagaGAGACCGCCACAGGGTCATCACCCTGGCGTACACGCTCGCCACCGAGGCCTCCGAGTGCAGCAAACTCATCACCG GGAAGACCCCGCCTGA
- the PLEKHA4 gene encoding pleckstrin homology domain-containing family A member 4 isoform X1, which produces MAQPGRADSGSRPAAGTRCGASRPGLGVAVPSGARTRKGDTSVPENPAARRRLGRPGAMADGERPRSSLSQASSVLTISSVSLGAAKPSRSLRRVHTFGKRENSIKRDPNAPVVIRGWLCKQDSSGLKLWKRRWFVLADFCLFYYRDSREEAVLGSIPLPSYEIRPLPGEGKNRRFTFKAEHRGMRTYLFSADTQEDMNGWIRAMSQSAAAESDPSTTSRPPQLLNRPAPPQARLFEDVRPLTPDLGPAKSVESLEIARLSVPHSSTESLAATGQGVQGEGGPLPSGPAPPPSPVNGEGLGGEPWGLSSLSTRILRGQEPSAAKRPHPGPPRPSPPPCPPESEQPPLEPPSPWEPSPDAQSHVRSSRSYSLPPTPGELREVRGAQGRAWASTGGVRAPELAASCEELPLLVQAGSSLSRPHTPVGRVDIAPGGATWGSRAIPGHPQTPCDRYDVRPSEESCARPPGRYPRSPHPSHCLARPGTPAEESPPQTATLGPALGRQPRSRFTDWVYPSLGAAPPRARLHGRLISPHSASSGYLHLPPLPPLASRPPGKRTSLGAPPRTVAPLSRDRTLLALPRAESDTDILLTKLCGQDKLLRGLDEEMGQLRAEKERLEKALELARHQLDECQGQELAEEKIRYQQRRLQDELVQVRARLCDLALDSERAWGDFAALENELHRLRETLARIRQLGHPQEQGAAQQELWMIDDIIAGLGASPAPYPALDPRTSPGFSLAASPILEHGGGSARSHVPFPGPDAGGQHHEPPLRGVPAGGREEGPATRGDALGSRPTQSPSGRGAGSPELDGGSPLQETDVAAPGLSSPPATPHLPRSPSPGPHEPRQQRTEELPAKAITMDPPGPHRARMSVQEQLERMRRHKEGQRQLEGGRPNPWGSRQGSLRARASRLPLPTHPPDLGPELTQTHTEPPLRGGHTGGPWGQSPPPLKRDRHRVITLAYTLATEASECSKLITGKTPPEPHMSANPDPSPEPLDAVTNQHVLCTPTLPQGDPEANHVEAEPCGPANQNAAVSANSVQRVGVANQASSLFQAANWALSIPELSNWFSPSPEAANQAAHLSEAANRASPLSEVPHWAIWAKGVPNQTSTTHKVSNRASPPCWAAQKECGDWAPEQRMVGNKDVANGGCRGQGGRAAPSQVVAYLGEGSQPIRITLLQSSF; this is translated from the exons GCGAAGGTTGGGCCGGCCGGGAGCCATGGCCGACGGGGAACGTCCCAGGAGCAGCCTGAGCCAGGCCAGCAGCGTCCTCACCATCTCCTCTGTCAGCCTGGGGGCCGCCAAG CCGTCACGCTCCCTGCGGAGGGTTCACACCTTCGGGAAGAGGGAAAATTCGATCAAGCGGGACCCCAATGCCCCCGTCGTCATTCGGGGCTGGCTGTGCAAACAG GACAGCTCCGGCCTGAAGCTCTGGAAGCGACGCTGGTTTGTGCTGGCCGATTTCTGCCTCTTCTACTATCGAG ACAGCAGGGAGGAGGCGGTTTTGGGGAGCATCCCGCTCCCCAGCTACGAGATCCGGCCGctgccaggggaggggaagaaccGGAGATTCACATTCAAG GCCGAGCACCGGGGGATGCGGACATACCTCTTCAGTGCTGACACCCAGGAGGACATGAACGGCTGGATCCGAGCCATGAGCCAGTCCGCTGCGGCCGAGAGTGACCCCAGCACCac CAGCCGCCCCCCGCAGCTGCTCAACCGGCCGGCGCCCCCCCAGGCCCGTCTCTTCGAGGACGTCCGGCCGCTCACGCCCGACCTGGGTCCCGCCAAGAGCGTCGAGTCCCTGGAAATCGCCCGGCTCTCCGTGCCCCACTCATCTACGGAAAGCCTGGCGGCGACAggccagggggtgcagggcgaGGGGGGGCCCCTGCCCAgcggccccgccccaccccccagcccagtcaACGGGGAAGGGCTCGGGGGGGAGCCGTGGGGCCTAAG ctctctctcgaCCCGCATTCTGCGGGGCCAGGAGCCTTCGGCAGCCAAACGCCCCCATCCCGgcccccccagaccctccccacccccctgcccccctgagtCCGAACAGCCCCCcctggagcccccctccccctgggagCCCTCCCCAGATGCCCAAAGCCACGTCCGCTCCTCCCGTTcctactcccttccccccacccctggcgaGCTCAGGGAGGTGcggggggctcaggggagggcatGGGCGTCCACCGGGGGGGTCCGAGCCCCTGAGCTGGCTGCGTCCTGTGaagagctccccctgctggtccaggCAGGGTCCAGCCTGTCCCGGCCCCACACCCCCGTGGGGAGGGTGGATATTGCCCCCGGGGGGGCCACGTGGGGCAGCAGAGCCATCCCTGGGCACCCCCAGACCCCCTGCGACCGCTACGACGTGCGGCCCTCCGAGGAGTCTTGTGCCCGGCCCCCCGGGCGCTACccccgcagcccccaccccagccactgcCTGGCACGGCCCGGGACCCCGGCGGAGGAGAGCCCCCCGCAGACGGCCACGCTGGGACCTGCCCTGGGGAGACAGCCCCGGAGCCGG TTCACAGACTGGGTTTACCCCTCCCTGGGGGCCGCCCCGCCCCGTGCCCGTCTCCACGGCCGACTG ATCTCCCCACATTCAGCCTCCTCCGGCTACCTCCACCTGCCCCCGCTGCCCCCACTTGCCAGCCGCCCCCCAGGGAAGAGGACCTCACTGGGAGCTCCG CCCCGGACCGTGGCCCCTCTATCCCGGGACAGGACCCTGCTGGCACTGCCCAGAGCTGAAAGTGACACTGAT ATTCTCCTGACTAAACTCTGCGGCCAGGACAAGCTGCTTCGGGGACTGGATGAAGAGATGGGGCAGCTGCGGGCAGAGAAG GAGAGGCTGGAGAAGGCCCTGGAGCTGGCCCGGCACCAGCTGGATGAATGCCAAGGCCAGGAGCTGGCGGAGGAGAAAATCCGGTACCAGCAAAGGCGGCTGCAGGACGAGCTGGTGCAAGTGAGAGCCCGGCTCTGCGACCTGGCCCTG GACAGCGAGAGGGCTTGGGGAGATTTCGCTGCCCTAGAGAACGAGCTGCACAGGCTGCGGGAAACGCTGGCTCGGATCCGACAGCTCGGGCACCCCCAG GAACAGGGGGCCGCCCAGCAGGAGCTGTGGATGATCGATGACATCATTGCGGGGTtgggagccagccctgccccctaccccGCCCTGGACCCCAGGACGAGCCCAG GCTTCTCTCTGGCTGCCTCCCCCATTCTGGAACATGGCGGGGGCTCAGCCCGGAGCCACGTGCCCTTCCCGGGGCCGGATGCGGGAGGCCAGCACCACGAGCCGCCACTCAGG GGGGTGCCAGCTGGTGGCAGGGAAGAGGGCCCAGCAACGAGGGGAGACGCCTTGGGCTCCCGGCCCACCCAGAGTCCCTCTGGAAGAGGGGCCGGGTCCCCCGAGCTGGATGGAGGGAGCCCCCTGCAGGAGACAGATGTCGCGGCACCAG GTCTCAGCTCGCCtccggccaccccccacctgccccggagccccagcccaggcccccACGAGCCCCGACAGCAGAGAACCGAGGAGCTGCCAGCCAAG gcgATCACCATGGACCCCCCTGGTCCCCACCGGGCCCGCATGAGCGTccaggagcagctggagcggaTGCGTCGGCACAAGGAAGGCCAGAggcagctggaggggggcaggccGAACCCCTGGGGCTCCCGGCAGGGCTCTCTCCGGGCCAGGGCCAGCCGG ctccctcttCCGACTCACCCCCCCGACCTCGGGCCAGAGCTGACCCAGACCCACACGGAGCCACCGCTCAGGGGGGGCCATACCGGGGGGCCCTGGGGccagtctcccccacccctcaagaGAGACCGCCACAGGGTCATCACCCTGGCGTACACGCTCGCCACCGAGGCCTCCGAGTGCAGCAAACTCATCACCG GGAAGACCCCGCCTGAACCCCACATGTCGGCCAATCCGGACCCCTCCCCAGAGCCGCTGGATGCAGTGACCAATCAGCACGTGCTGTGTACTCCCACGCTCCCCCAGGGGGACCCAGAGGCCAATCATGTCGAGGCGGAACCATGTGGCCCAGCCAATCAGAATGCAGCAGTTAGCGCCAATTCGGTGCAGCGGGTGGGAGTGGCCAATCAGGCGTCGTCTCTATTTCAAGCGGCCAATTGGGCGTTGTCTATTCCTGAGCTTTCCAATTGGTTTTCACCCTCACCtgaagcagccaatcaggcagcACACCTGTCAGAGGCAGCCAATCGAGCATCACCTCTGTCCGAGGTGCCTCATTGGGCAATTTGGGCAAAGGGGGTGCCCAATCAGACGTCAACCACACACAAGGTGTCCAATCGGGCGTCGCCTCCGTGCTGGGCCGCCCAAAAGGAATGTGGGGATTGGGCGCCGGAGCAAAGGATGGTGGGTAACAAGGACGTGGCCAATGGCGGGTGCCGGGGGCAGGGCGGGCGTGCCGCGCCCAGCCAGGTGGTGGCGTACCTGGGCGAGGGGAGCCAGCCAATCAGGATCACCCTGCTGCAGTCCAGCTTCTAA
- the PLEKHA4 gene encoding pleckstrin homology domain-containing family A member 4 isoform X2 — translation MAQPGRADSGSRPAAGTRCGASRPGLGVAVPSGARTRKGDTSVPENPAARRRLGRPGAMADGERPRSSLSQASSVLTISSVSLGAAKPSRSLRRVHTFGKRENSIKRDPNAPVVIRGWLCKQDSSGLKLWKRRWFVLADFCLFYYRDSREEAVLGSIPLPSYEIRPLPGEGKNRRFTFKAEHRGMRTYLFSADTQEDMNGWIRAMSQSAAAESDPSTTSRPPQLLNRPAPPQARLFEDVRPLTPDLGPAKSVESLEIARLSVPHSSTESLAATGQGVQGEGGPLPSGPAPPPSPVNGEGLGGEPWGLSSLSTRILRGQEPSAAKRPHPGPPRPSPPPCPPESEQPPLEPPSPWEPSPDAQSHVRSSRSYSLPPTPGELREVRGAQGRAWASTGGVRAPELAASCEELPLLVQAGSSLSRPHTPVGRVDIAPGGATWGSRAIPGHPQTPCDRYDVRPSEESCARPPGRYPRSPHPSHCLARPGTPAEESPPQTATLGPALGRQPRSRFTDWVYPSLGAAPPRARLHGRLPRTVAPLSRDRTLLALPRAESDTDILLTKLCGQDKLLRGLDEEMGQLRAEKERLEKALELARHQLDECQGQELAEEKIRYQQRRLQDELVQVRARLCDLALDSERAWGDFAALENELHRLRETLARIRQLGHPQEQGAAQQELWMIDDIIAGLGASPAPYPALDPRTSPGFSLAASPILEHGGGSARSHVPFPGPDAGGQHHEPPLRGVPAGGREEGPATRGDALGSRPTQSPSGRGAGSPELDGGSPLQETDVAAPGLSSPPATPHLPRSPSPGPHEPRQQRTEELPAKAITMDPPGPHRARMSVQEQLERMRRHKEGQRQLEGGRPNPWGSRQGSLRARASRLPLPTHPPDLGPELTQTHTEPPLRGGHTGGPWGQSPPPLKRDRHRVITLAYTLATEASECSKLITGKTPPEPHMSANPDPSPEPLDAVTNQHVLCTPTLPQGDPEANHVEAEPCGPANQNAAVSANSVQRVGVANQASSLFQAANWALSIPELSNWFSPSPEAANQAAHLSEAANRASPLSEVPHWAIWAKGVPNQTSTTHKVSNRASPPCWAAQKECGDWAPEQRMVGNKDVANGGCRGQGGRAAPSQVVAYLGEGSQPIRITLLQSSF, via the exons GCGAAGGTTGGGCCGGCCGGGAGCCATGGCCGACGGGGAACGTCCCAGGAGCAGCCTGAGCCAGGCCAGCAGCGTCCTCACCATCTCCTCTGTCAGCCTGGGGGCCGCCAAG CCGTCACGCTCCCTGCGGAGGGTTCACACCTTCGGGAAGAGGGAAAATTCGATCAAGCGGGACCCCAATGCCCCCGTCGTCATTCGGGGCTGGCTGTGCAAACAG GACAGCTCCGGCCTGAAGCTCTGGAAGCGACGCTGGTTTGTGCTGGCCGATTTCTGCCTCTTCTACTATCGAG ACAGCAGGGAGGAGGCGGTTTTGGGGAGCATCCCGCTCCCCAGCTACGAGATCCGGCCGctgccaggggaggggaagaaccGGAGATTCACATTCAAG GCCGAGCACCGGGGGATGCGGACATACCTCTTCAGTGCTGACACCCAGGAGGACATGAACGGCTGGATCCGAGCCATGAGCCAGTCCGCTGCGGCCGAGAGTGACCCCAGCACCac CAGCCGCCCCCCGCAGCTGCTCAACCGGCCGGCGCCCCCCCAGGCCCGTCTCTTCGAGGACGTCCGGCCGCTCACGCCCGACCTGGGTCCCGCCAAGAGCGTCGAGTCCCTGGAAATCGCCCGGCTCTCCGTGCCCCACTCATCTACGGAAAGCCTGGCGGCGACAggccagggggtgcagggcgaGGGGGGGCCCCTGCCCAgcggccccgccccaccccccagcccagtcaACGGGGAAGGGCTCGGGGGGGAGCCGTGGGGCCTAAG ctctctctcgaCCCGCATTCTGCGGGGCCAGGAGCCTTCGGCAGCCAAACGCCCCCATCCCGgcccccccagaccctccccacccccctgcccccctgagtCCGAACAGCCCCCcctggagcccccctccccctgggagCCCTCCCCAGATGCCCAAAGCCACGTCCGCTCCTCCCGTTcctactcccttccccccacccctggcgaGCTCAGGGAGGTGcggggggctcaggggagggcatGGGCGTCCACCGGGGGGGTCCGAGCCCCTGAGCTGGCTGCGTCCTGTGaagagctccccctgctggtccaggCAGGGTCCAGCCTGTCCCGGCCCCACACCCCCGTGGGGAGGGTGGATATTGCCCCCGGGGGGGCCACGTGGGGCAGCAGAGCCATCCCTGGGCACCCCCAGACCCCCTGCGACCGCTACGACGTGCGGCCCTCCGAGGAGTCTTGTGCCCGGCCCCCCGGGCGCTACccccgcagcccccaccccagccactgcCTGGCACGGCCCGGGACCCCGGCGGAGGAGAGCCCCCCGCAGACGGCCACGCTGGGACCTGCCCTGGGGAGACAGCCCCGGAGCCGG TTCACAGACTGGGTTTACCCCTCCCTGGGGGCCGCCCCGCCCCGTGCCCGTCTCCACGGCCGACTG CCCCGGACCGTGGCCCCTCTATCCCGGGACAGGACCCTGCTGGCACTGCCCAGAGCTGAAAGTGACACTGAT ATTCTCCTGACTAAACTCTGCGGCCAGGACAAGCTGCTTCGGGGACTGGATGAAGAGATGGGGCAGCTGCGGGCAGAGAAG GAGAGGCTGGAGAAGGCCCTGGAGCTGGCCCGGCACCAGCTGGATGAATGCCAAGGCCAGGAGCTGGCGGAGGAGAAAATCCGGTACCAGCAAAGGCGGCTGCAGGACGAGCTGGTGCAAGTGAGAGCCCGGCTCTGCGACCTGGCCCTG GACAGCGAGAGGGCTTGGGGAGATTTCGCTGCCCTAGAGAACGAGCTGCACAGGCTGCGGGAAACGCTGGCTCGGATCCGACAGCTCGGGCACCCCCAG GAACAGGGGGCCGCCCAGCAGGAGCTGTGGATGATCGATGACATCATTGCGGGGTtgggagccagccctgccccctaccccGCCCTGGACCCCAGGACGAGCCCAG GCTTCTCTCTGGCTGCCTCCCCCATTCTGGAACATGGCGGGGGCTCAGCCCGGAGCCACGTGCCCTTCCCGGGGCCGGATGCGGGAGGCCAGCACCACGAGCCGCCACTCAGG GGGGTGCCAGCTGGTGGCAGGGAAGAGGGCCCAGCAACGAGGGGAGACGCCTTGGGCTCCCGGCCCACCCAGAGTCCCTCTGGAAGAGGGGCCGGGTCCCCCGAGCTGGATGGAGGGAGCCCCCTGCAGGAGACAGATGTCGCGGCACCAG GTCTCAGCTCGCCtccggccaccccccacctgccccggagccccagcccaggcccccACGAGCCCCGACAGCAGAGAACCGAGGAGCTGCCAGCCAAG gcgATCACCATGGACCCCCCTGGTCCCCACCGGGCCCGCATGAGCGTccaggagcagctggagcggaTGCGTCGGCACAAGGAAGGCCAGAggcagctggaggggggcaggccGAACCCCTGGGGCTCCCGGCAGGGCTCTCTCCGGGCCAGGGCCAGCCGG ctccctcttCCGACTCACCCCCCCGACCTCGGGCCAGAGCTGACCCAGACCCACACGGAGCCACCGCTCAGGGGGGGCCATACCGGGGGGCCCTGGGGccagtctcccccacccctcaagaGAGACCGCCACAGGGTCATCACCCTGGCGTACACGCTCGCCACCGAGGCCTCCGAGTGCAGCAAACTCATCACCG GGAAGACCCCGCCTGAACCCCACATGTCGGCCAATCCGGACCCCTCCCCAGAGCCGCTGGATGCAGTGACCAATCAGCACGTGCTGTGTACTCCCACGCTCCCCCAGGGGGACCCAGAGGCCAATCATGTCGAGGCGGAACCATGTGGCCCAGCCAATCAGAATGCAGCAGTTAGCGCCAATTCGGTGCAGCGGGTGGGAGTGGCCAATCAGGCGTCGTCTCTATTTCAAGCGGCCAATTGGGCGTTGTCTATTCCTGAGCTTTCCAATTGGTTTTCACCCTCACCtgaagcagccaatcaggcagcACACCTGTCAGAGGCAGCCAATCGAGCATCACCTCTGTCCGAGGTGCCTCATTGGGCAATTTGGGCAAAGGGGGTGCCCAATCAGACGTCAACCACACACAAGGTGTCCAATCGGGCGTCGCCTCCGTGCTGGGCCGCCCAAAAGGAATGTGGGGATTGGGCGCCGGAGCAAAGGATGGTGGGTAACAAGGACGTGGCCAATGGCGGGTGCCGGGGGCAGGGCGGGCGTGCCGCGCCCAGCCAGGTGGTGGCGTACCTGGGCGAGGGGAGCCAGCCAATCAGGATCACCCTGCTGCAGTCCAGCTTCTAA